A region from the Coffea eugenioides isolate CCC68of chromosome 9, Ceug_1.0, whole genome shotgun sequence genome encodes:
- the LOC113783725 gene encoding protein THYLAKOID ASSEMBLY 8-like, chloroplastic, whose protein sequence is MNSGMTQISHSPTASRLNSAWIGNGNLITHGLGLGLGGEAANNSNSRKNRNNALVTIMRDRSNNRKPLQKGRNLSIEAIQTVQALKRARATSSCPLEPALETTFRRLLKLDMIAVLRELIRQNQCYLALKVFEEIQEEYWYRPQISLYAELVSLLGSNGLLEEVELLFIKLKKEPCLEPDINGFNALLEILANFNLTGLAVECFYLMKSIGCDLDKLSFKILINVLESNEEASLSAFFRLEAQKYFGQSLNFQEKGEGEGYSLSSN, encoded by the exons ATGAATTCAGGTATGACCCAGATATCGCACTCGCCCACTGCCAGCAGGCTTAATTCCGCTTGGATTGGGAATGGGAATTTAATTACGCATGGGCTAGGGCTAGGACTAGGGGGAGAAGCAGCAAACAATAGCAATAGTAGAAAGAATAGAAACAATGCACTTGTAACCATCATGAGAGACAGAAGCAATAACAGGAAGCCGCTGCAGAAAGGCCGGAATCTCAGCATCGAAGCCATTCAAACGGTTCAGGCACTCAAGCGGGCCAGAGCCACTAGTAGTTGTCCGCTGGAGCCTGCCCTTGAGACCACCTTTAGGCGTTTGCTCAAGCTCGATATGATAGCCGTTCTACGCGAACTCATTCGCCAGAACCAGTGTTATTTGGCTCTTAAG GTTTTCGAAGAAATTCAGGAGGAGTATTGGTATAGGCCTCAAATATCACTGTATGCTGAATTGGTCTCACTTTTGGGAAGCAATGGTTTGCTTGAAGAGGTTGAACTGCTTTTCATTAAATTGAAGAAGGAACCTTGTTTAGAGCCTGATATTAACGGTTTTAATGCATTGCTGGAGATTTTAGCAAATTTCAACCTCACTGGACTTGCAGTTGAGTGCTTTTACCTGATGAAATCTATAGGCTGTGACCTGGATAAGTTGTCATTCAAGATATTAATCAATGTTTTAGAGTCAAATGAGGAAGCAAGTCTTTCAGCTTTTTTTCGACTGGAAGCCCAGAAATATTTTGGTCAATCTCTAAATTTTCAAGAGAAAGGAGAGGGAGAAGGATATTCTTTGAGCTCAAACTGA
- the LOC113783016 gene encoding glutamate--tRNA ligase, chloroplastic/mitochondrial-like isoform X2 gives MASLAGTGTPLLRARVIPLQGIAVVPIPMLRSSFYLLYNYNKDISSGKKNCGYPGNGRLTRRCLSISAAHAGSPPGDSQVRVRFAPSPTGNLHVGGARTALFNYLFARSKGGKFIIRIEDTDLDRSTKESEEAVLRDLSWLGLGWEEGPGVGGNYGPYRQSERNSLYKHYAEKLLQSGHVYRCFCSNEVSWNLDTLGDFVIMRSNGQPVYNFCVTVDDASMAISHVIRAEEHLPNTLRQALIYKALGFSMPYFAHVSLILAPDRSKLSKRHGATSVGQFREMGYLPQAMVNYLALLGWGDGSENEFFTLEQLVQKFTIERVNKSGAIFDVTKLRWMNGLHLRSLPTGEVIKLIGERWKSNGILTESEGLIVEEAFHLLKDGIDLITDSDKVLSSLLSYPLYATLTSAECKSVIDDGLPDVAASLLAAFDGGELLGALEEGQSGWQKWVKSFGKSLKRKGKSLFMPLRVLLTGKLHGPDMGSTVLLLYKAGKSGAVASQVEFLTLDQRFNLLREIEWTSFQRDQPVLQSATGVP, from the exons ATGGCAAGTTTGGCGGGGACAGGGACGCCGTTGTTGAGAGCGAGGGTGATTCCGCTACAAGGGATAGCAGTAGTTCCTATTCCTATGCTCCGGTCATCATTCTACTTGCTTTATAATTACAACAAAGATATTTCTTCTGGTAAGAAGAACTGCGGTTATCCTGGAAACGGAAGATTAACAAGAAGGTGTTTGTCAATCTCGGCGGCCCACGCAGGGTCACCACCCGGGGATTCCCAAGTCCGTGTGCGTTTCGCACCGTCGCCCACTGGAAATCTTCACGTTGGAGGGGCCAGAACAGCTCTCTTCAACTATTTGTTCGCTAGGTCTAAAGGCGGCAAGTTTATCATTCGGATTGAGGATACTGACTTGGATCGATCCACAAAAGAATCTGAAGAAGCTGTTCTTCGAGATCTTTCTTGGCTTGGCCTTGGATGGGAAGAAg GCCCTGGTGTTGGAGGGAACTATGGTCCCTATCGCCAGTCTGAAAGAAATTCTCTCTACAAGCACTACGCTGAGAAGCTTTTACAGTCTGGTCATGTTTATCGCTGCTTTTGTTCTAATGAG GTTAGTTGGAACTTGGACACATTGGGAGATTTTGTCATTATGAGAAGTAATGGACAACCTGTGTACAATTTTTGTGTCACAGTTGATGATGCATCTATGGCTATCTCTCATGTTATTAG AGCAGAAGAACATTTACCCAATACTTTAAGACAAGCACTAATTTACAAG GCTCTGGGTTTTTCAATGCCTTATTTTGCACatgtttctttaattcttgctCCTGATAGGAGCAAACTCTCCAAGCGTCATGGTGCAACTTCAGTGGGTCAG TTCAGGGAGATGGGATACTTACCTCAGGCAATGGTCAATTACCTTGCGCTGTTGGGCTGGGGTGATGGCTCTGAGAATGAATTTTTCACCCTTGAACAACTTG TTCAAAAATTTACAATTGAGCGTGTTAACAAAAGTGGGGCGATATTTGATGTGACCAAGCTCAG GTGGATGAATGGTCTGCATTTGAGATCTCTTCCAACTGGGGAAGTAATCAAACTGATTGGTGAACGTTGGAAGAGTAATGGTATCCTCACTGAATCAGAGGGGCTCATTGTGGAA GAAGCTTTTCACCTCCTGAAGGATGGAATTGACCTGATAACAGATTCAGACAAGGTTCTTTCAAGCTTGCTGTCATATCCTCTATATGCAACATTAACAAG TGCTGAGTGTAAATCTGTTATCGATGATGGGCTCCCCGATGTTGCTGCTAGTTTGTTGGCAGCCTTTGATGGCGGTGAGCTGCTTGGTGCCTTGGAAGAAGGCCAATCAGGGTGGCAGAAGTGGGTAAAGAGCTTTGGTAAATCACTGAAACGCAAG GGAAAATCTCTTTTTATGCCCCTCCGGGTGTTGCTAACTGGGAAGCTCCATGGACCTGACATGGGATCTACAGTCCTTTTACTCTACAAGGCGGGGAAGTCTGGTGCTGTAGCATCACAAGTTGAGTTTTTGACATTAGATCAAAGGTTTAATTTGCTGAGAGAGATTGAATGGACGTCCTTTCAAAGGGATCAGCCTGTGTTGCAGTCGGCTACCGGTGTTCCTTAA
- the LOC113783016 gene encoding glutamate--tRNA ligase, chloroplastic/mitochondrial-like isoform X1, which yields MASLAGTGTPLLRARVIPLQGIAVVPIPMLRSSFYLLYNYNKDISSGKKNCGYPGNGRLTRRCLSISAAHAGSPPGDSQVRVRFAPSPTGNLHVGGARTALFNYLFARSKGGKFIIRIEDTDLDRSTKESEEAVLRDLSWLGLGWEEGPGVGGNYGPYRQSERNSLYKHYAEKLLQSGHVYRCFCSNEELEKMKEIAKLKQLPPVYTGKWANATDEEVQEELSKGTPYTCRFRVPKEGKLKINDLIRGEVSWNLDTLGDFVIMRSNGQPVYNFCVTVDDASMAISHVIRAEEHLPNTLRQALIYKALGFSMPYFAHVSLILAPDRSKLSKRHGATSVGQFREMGYLPQAMVNYLALLGWGDGSENEFFTLEQLVQKFTIERVNKSGAIFDVTKLRWMNGLHLRSLPTGEVIKLIGERWKSNGILTESEGLIVEEAFHLLKDGIDLITDSDKVLSSLLSYPLYATLTSAECKSVIDDGLPDVAASLLAAFDGGELLGALEEGQSGWQKWVKSFGKSLKRKGKSLFMPLRVLLTGKLHGPDMGSTVLLLYKAGKSGAVASQVEFLTLDQRFNLLREIEWTSFQRDQPVLQSATGVP from the exons ATGGCAAGTTTGGCGGGGACAGGGACGCCGTTGTTGAGAGCGAGGGTGATTCCGCTACAAGGGATAGCAGTAGTTCCTATTCCTATGCTCCGGTCATCATTCTACTTGCTTTATAATTACAACAAAGATATTTCTTCTGGTAAGAAGAACTGCGGTTATCCTGGAAACGGAAGATTAACAAGAAGGTGTTTGTCAATCTCGGCGGCCCACGCAGGGTCACCACCCGGGGATTCCCAAGTCCGTGTGCGTTTCGCACCGTCGCCCACTGGAAATCTTCACGTTGGAGGGGCCAGAACAGCTCTCTTCAACTATTTGTTCGCTAGGTCTAAAGGCGGCAAGTTTATCATTCGGATTGAGGATACTGACTTGGATCGATCCACAAAAGAATCTGAAGAAGCTGTTCTTCGAGATCTTTCTTGGCTTGGCCTTGGATGGGAAGAAg GCCCTGGTGTTGGAGGGAACTATGGTCCCTATCGCCAGTCTGAAAGAAATTCTCTCTACAAGCACTACGCTGAGAAGCTTTTACAGTCTGGTCATGTTTATCGCTGCTTTTGTTCTAATGAG GAACTAGAAAAGATGAAGGAGATTGCGAAGCTAAAGCAATTGCCACCAGTTTACACTGGGAAGTGGGCCAATGCCACTGATGAGGAAGTGCAAGAGGAGTTGTCGAAGGGGACACCCTATACATGTAGGTTTCGAGTGccaaaagaaggaaagttgaaaATAAATGACCTTATCCGTGGTGAG GTTAGTTGGAACTTGGACACATTGGGAGATTTTGTCATTATGAGAAGTAATGGACAACCTGTGTACAATTTTTGTGTCACAGTTGATGATGCATCTATGGCTATCTCTCATGTTATTAG AGCAGAAGAACATTTACCCAATACTTTAAGACAAGCACTAATTTACAAG GCTCTGGGTTTTTCAATGCCTTATTTTGCACatgtttctttaattcttgctCCTGATAGGAGCAAACTCTCCAAGCGTCATGGTGCAACTTCAGTGGGTCAG TTCAGGGAGATGGGATACTTACCTCAGGCAATGGTCAATTACCTTGCGCTGTTGGGCTGGGGTGATGGCTCTGAGAATGAATTTTTCACCCTTGAACAACTTG TTCAAAAATTTACAATTGAGCGTGTTAACAAAAGTGGGGCGATATTTGATGTGACCAAGCTCAG GTGGATGAATGGTCTGCATTTGAGATCTCTTCCAACTGGGGAAGTAATCAAACTGATTGGTGAACGTTGGAAGAGTAATGGTATCCTCACTGAATCAGAGGGGCTCATTGTGGAA GAAGCTTTTCACCTCCTGAAGGATGGAATTGACCTGATAACAGATTCAGACAAGGTTCTTTCAAGCTTGCTGTCATATCCTCTATATGCAACATTAACAAG TGCTGAGTGTAAATCTGTTATCGATGATGGGCTCCCCGATGTTGCTGCTAGTTTGTTGGCAGCCTTTGATGGCGGTGAGCTGCTTGGTGCCTTGGAAGAAGGCCAATCAGGGTGGCAGAAGTGGGTAAAGAGCTTTGGTAAATCACTGAAACGCAAG GGAAAATCTCTTTTTATGCCCCTCCGGGTGTTGCTAACTGGGAAGCTCCATGGACCTGACATGGGATCTACAGTCCTTTTACTCTACAAGGCGGGGAAGTCTGGTGCTGTAGCATCACAAGTTGAGTTTTTGACATTAGATCAAAGGTTTAATTTGCTGAGAGAGATTGAATGGACGTCCTTTCAAAGGGATCAGCCTGTGTTGCAGTCGGCTACCGGTGTTCCTTAA